One window from the genome of Leuconostoc suionicum encodes:
- a CDS encoding phosphatase PAP2 family protein, producing the protein MTIQQKKQRLSTLLATILFGIMTFGILMSPNWLRQFDIFFQQLIQHRGTFTTLFFTHITQAGNITAIIVISVIVSIFLIYKHYYRELLFLSVNIVLSAGIITQLLKHAITRVRPQPQLIQESGYSFPSGHSMAAILLYGSLIILINYHLKQGLFKTASVIILTSLIIIIPISRVYVNVHYPSDVLAGLSLGYVLLFISKYFIFDLKSATGVLHDSHK; encoded by the coding sequence ATGACTATTCAACAAAAGAAACAAAGATTAAGTACGCTATTGGCGACTATACTCTTTGGTATAATGACGTTTGGCATTCTGATGAGTCCCAACTGGCTTCGCCAATTTGATATATTTTTCCAACAGTTAATCCAACATCGTGGTACCTTTACTACTTTATTTTTTACTCATATTACACAGGCTGGCAATATAACTGCAATTATTGTAATATCAGTAATTGTTAGTATTTTTCTGATCTATAAACATTATTATCGCGAACTTTTATTTTTGTCCGTTAATATCGTGTTATCTGCTGGAATCATTACACAATTGCTCAAACACGCGATTACTCGCGTCAGACCACAACCACAACTTATTCAAGAAAGTGGCTACAGCTTTCCTTCTGGCCATTCTATGGCCGCAATTTTATTATATGGTTCATTAATTATTTTGATCAATTATCACCTAAAACAAGGTTTATTCAAAACCGCCAGTGTAATTATTCTAACTAGTTTAATTATCATTATTCCAATCAGCAGAGTGTATGTTAATGTGCATTATCCAAGTGATGTTCTTGCTGGTTTATCACTTGGCTACGTGTTACTTTTTATTTCGAAGTATTTTATTTTTGATCTTAAATCAGCTACAGGAGTTCTTCATGATTCTCACAAGTAA
- a CDS encoding universal stress protein codes for MAYKNILVAIDGSEVSNTLIKKVVEFAPDSHIDILTVVDTTGGGYFGSIAMNEDVVYQMEQTAEKAVNESFDYAKSLGHNDVDIHVRFGSPKRVIARDFPKDHHNDLIVIGETGLSRLQRAMAGTVPSFVTQVSKVDVLIMRTFEK; via the coding sequence ATGGCATATAAAAACATTTTGGTTGCAATTGATGGTTCAGAAGTTTCAAACACATTGATAAAAAAAGTTGTTGAATTTGCTCCTGATTCACACATTGATATTTTGACAGTAGTGGACACCACAGGTGGTGGTTATTTTGGTTCAATCGCAATGAATGAAGACGTGGTTTATCAAATGGAACAGACTGCAGAAAAGGCTGTTAACGAATCTTTTGATTACGCTAAGTCATTGGGACACAATGATGTCGATATTCATGTACGTTTTGGTTCACCAAAGCGTGTTATTGCGCGGGATTTCCCGAAGGACCACCATAATGATTTAATTGTGATTGGTGAAACCGGACTGAGTCGTTTACAAAGAGCGATGGCAGGTACGGTACCATCATTCGTAACACAGGTTTCCAAAGTAGATGTTTTGATTATGCGGACGTTTGAAAAATGA
- a CDS encoding putative polysaccharide biosynthesis protein, translating into MTNDQRPEKFNGNSRVDKTDVDGKTLTADEILALAGRHLQEKRNLGPKATRKSRSYANVPQPTEQEILAIKEKNIRARQKIIKKKPNLQVPEQLSTADSSLEKQPTSQESNQATLIKGSAWLSVGNMVSRVLGVVYLIPWMAMLGSYGTRANGLFNQGYTIYAIFLAIATFGIPAAISKVVAELAAKNDVYRSRQLTRQSMALGIALGIVFGLILYFAAPALSNNNTDVIPVLHSLAPAVAIFPLMSMIRGLFQGHQLMSISAMSQVIEQIARVAYMLVMAIIVLKADPDNWTGVVVQSTFAAFIGAIFSMLVLMWGWVKYRHILSRPVLHSVKHEKARTLSLVLNILKESWPFIIIGSAITLFQAVDQYSFFSIMDHFFSISKSDLLEKFSLFSANPNKLIMIIVPFSTSIAATALPMLSGSKAALTYETIQDQLKQVLKLFSLIMLPSALGMYAIAEPLYKMFYPIEASNQEGIYMLQYSTILALVFSLFMLLAFVLQALSEVKIVMKAFFVGIIIKIVLQIPLIRYFEGMGALMTSVIGMFISILYMLDFLQKVYGVSFSMIGKEIWQMFMASALMAIVAYIIVFAMGNFIFPMDTKFSVTVTTFSAVLIGGALLIIMYLRMGLGDELLGRRMRYIPKILQPKR; encoded by the coding sequence ATGACGAATGATCAACGTCCAGAAAAATTCAACGGTAATAGTCGCGTTGATAAAACAGATGTTGACGGTAAAACGTTAACGGCTGATGAAATTCTAGCATTGGCAGGACGGCACTTACAAGAAAAGCGTAATCTGGGACCAAAAGCGACACGAAAGTCACGTAGCTATGCTAATGTGCCTCAGCCAACAGAACAAGAAATTTTGGCCATTAAAGAAAAAAATATTCGTGCACGGCAAAAAATTATAAAAAAGAAACCTAATTTGCAGGTTCCAGAACAACTATCTACTGCGGATAGCTCTCTCGAGAAACAACCAACGTCACAAGAAAGCAATCAAGCAACATTAATTAAAGGTTCAGCGTGGTTGTCCGTTGGAAACATGGTTTCGCGTGTATTAGGCGTTGTATACTTAATTCCGTGGATGGCCATGCTTGGTAGCTACGGTACAAGAGCAAACGGTTTATTTAACCAAGGATATACTATCTATGCAATCTTTTTAGCGATAGCTACATTTGGTATTCCTGCAGCTATTTCAAAAGTTGTTGCGGAATTGGCAGCTAAAAACGATGTCTACCGATCAAGGCAGTTAACAAGACAATCTATGGCTTTGGGTATTGCATTAGGAATAGTGTTTGGTTTGATTTTGTACTTTGCTGCTCCCGCCTTATCCAATAATAATACTGATGTTATTCCAGTACTTCATTCCTTGGCACCAGCGGTAGCTATTTTTCCTTTAATGTCAATGATCCGTGGTTTATTTCAAGGGCATCAGTTAATGAGTATATCAGCCATGTCACAGGTTATAGAGCAAATTGCTCGGGTTGCTTACATGCTAGTAATGGCAATTATTGTGTTAAAAGCTGACCCGGATAATTGGACTGGTGTAGTTGTGCAATCAACTTTTGCAGCATTTATTGGTGCAATTTTTAGTATGTTAGTATTAATGTGGGGATGGGTGAAGTATCGTCATATATTGTCTCGACCAGTGCTTCACTCTGTAAAACACGAAAAAGCTAGAACACTCAGTTTGGTACTAAATATTTTGAAAGAATCATGGCCATTCATCATCATTGGCTCTGCTATAACACTATTTCAAGCTGTTGATCAGTATTCATTTTTTAGCATAATGGATCACTTTTTTTCCATTTCTAAATCGGATTTGTTGGAAAAATTTTCACTCTTTAGTGCAAATCCCAATAAGCTCATAATGATTATTGTGCCATTTTCAACTAGTATAGCGGCGACGGCGTTACCAATGTTGTCCGGTAGTAAAGCTGCATTAACTTATGAAACGATTCAAGATCAATTAAAGCAAGTGTTGAAGTTGTTCTCTTTGATTATGTTGCCTAGTGCTTTGGGAATGTATGCAATTGCAGAGCCTTTGTATAAAATGTTCTATCCAATCGAGGCCTCAAACCAAGAAGGTATTTACATGCTTCAATACTCAACAATCCTGGCATTGGTATTTAGTTTGTTCATGTTGCTTGCGTTTGTATTACAAGCTCTTTCAGAAGTTAAAATTGTTATGAAAGCATTCTTTGTTGGCATTATCATTAAAATTGTTTTGCAGATTCCATTGATACGCTATTTTGAAGGTATGGGCGCTTTGATGACGAGCGTGATTGGCATGTTCATTTCAATTCTCTATATGTTGGACTTTTTGCAAAAGGTTTATGGTGTTTCATTTAGTATGATTGGTAAAGAAATATGGCAGATGTTTATGGCTTCAGCCCTAATGGCTATTGTTGCCTATATTATCGTCTTTGCTATGGGTAACTTTATTTTCCCAATGGATACAAAGTTCTCGGTTACTGTGACAACATTTAGTGCGGTCTTGATTGGTGGCGCTTTGTTAATCATAATGTATTTGCGAATGGGCTTGGGAGATGAGTTATTAGGCCGAAGAATGCGTTATATTCCTAAAATATTGCAACCAAAGCGATGA
- the leuS gene encoding leucine--tRNA ligase, whose translation MAYDHKSIEAKWQKYWDEHETFKAPDKSEKEKYYVMDMFPYPSGQGLHVGHPEGYTATDIMSRYKRAKGFNVLHPMGWDAFGLPAEQYAIKTGNNPAGFTNKNVQVFKNQIKSLGFSIDWSREINTTDPEYYKWSQWIFEKLYEKGLAYEDEIMVNWAPDFPGGGIVVANEEVIDGKTERGGYPVYRKPMKQWVLRITAYADRLLEDLEDLDWPEAIKEQQRHWIGKSIGASVFFNIADSDKQIEVYTTRPDTLFGAQYMVLSPEHELVDEITTPEQKEAITNYKKEVETKSDLERTDLNKDKTGAFTGAYATNPINGEKLPIWIADYVLSSYGTGAIMAVPAHDDRDWEFAKKFNLPIKAVIEGGDVEEAAYTDDGTHINSGFLDGLNKQEAIDKAISWLEEHNAGHQQINYRLRDWIFSRQRYWGEPIPVIHWEDGTQTLVPESELPLRLPEMTQEQLKPSGTGESPLANATDWLNVTREDGVKGRRETNTMPQWAGSSWYFLRYVDPHNSEALADPEKLKYWMNVDLYVGGAEHAVLHLLYARFWHKFLYDLGVVPTKEPFHKLVNQGMILGENHEKMSKSKGNVVNPDEIVNNYGADTLRVYEMFMGPLTQSKPWSEDGVAGSRRWLDRVWRLLIDDDNKLRDHVTTVNNGDLDKIYHQTVKKVSEDLENMRFNTAISQLMVFVNEAYKSEALPVKYMDGFVQMLAPIAPHLAEELWSKLGHEEDISYVSWPTYDESQLVEDSVEIIFQVNGKVRGKATVARNIDKDAMLDYAKADENVQNFISGKEIRKIIAIPGKFVNIVVG comes from the coding sequence ATGGCATACGATCACAAATCTATTGAAGCCAAGTGGCAAAAATATTGGGACGAACACGAAACGTTTAAGGCTCCGGATAAATCAGAAAAAGAAAAATACTACGTTATGGACATGTTCCCATACCCATCAGGACAAGGTTTGCATGTGGGCCATCCCGAAGGTTATACGGCGACTGATATTATGAGTCGTTATAAGCGTGCGAAAGGATTTAATGTTTTACATCCAATGGGATGGGACGCATTTGGATTGCCTGCGGAACAATATGCGATTAAAACAGGCAATAATCCAGCCGGGTTTACTAATAAGAATGTTCAAGTATTTAAAAATCAGATTAAGTCGCTTGGTTTTTCAATTGATTGGTCGCGTGAAATCAATACAACAGATCCTGAATATTATAAGTGGTCACAATGGATTTTTGAAAAGCTATACGAAAAAGGCTTAGCTTATGAAGATGAAATCATGGTTAACTGGGCTCCAGATTTTCCAGGTGGTGGTATTGTTGTTGCTAACGAAGAAGTCATCGATGGTAAGACAGAACGTGGTGGTTATCCAGTTTATCGCAAGCCAATGAAACAATGGGTTTTGCGCATTACAGCTTATGCCGATCGTTTGCTTGAAGACTTGGAAGATTTAGATTGGCCAGAGGCTATTAAGGAACAACAACGTCACTGGATTGGAAAGTCAATTGGTGCTTCTGTATTCTTCAATATTGCAGATTCAGACAAACAAATTGAAGTTTATACTACACGACCAGATACGTTGTTTGGTGCCCAATATATGGTTCTATCACCAGAACATGAACTGGTTGATGAAATCACTACGCCAGAGCAAAAAGAAGCCATTACTAACTATAAAAAAGAGGTAGAAACCAAATCTGATTTGGAACGAACAGATTTGAACAAAGACAAGACGGGAGCCTTCACAGGTGCTTATGCTACTAATCCAATTAACGGTGAAAAGTTACCAATTTGGATTGCAGACTATGTTTTGTCTTCTTACGGTACTGGTGCTATTATGGCTGTTCCGGCACATGATGATCGTGATTGGGAATTTGCTAAAAAGTTCAATTTGCCAATTAAAGCTGTTATTGAAGGTGGCGATGTTGAAGAAGCTGCTTACACTGATGATGGCACGCATATTAATTCTGGTTTCTTAGATGGCTTAAATAAGCAAGAAGCCATTGACAAAGCTATTAGCTGGTTGGAAGAACATAATGCTGGTCATCAACAAATTAACTATCGCTTGCGTGATTGGATCTTCTCACGTCAACGTTATTGGGGTGAACCCATTCCAGTTATTCATTGGGAGGATGGTACACAAACTCTTGTTCCTGAATCAGAATTGCCATTGCGTCTACCAGAAATGACACAAGAACAATTAAAACCTTCTGGAACGGGAGAGTCACCATTAGCTAATGCTACTGATTGGTTAAATGTTACTCGTGAAGATGGTGTTAAGGGGCGTCGTGAGACTAATACAATGCCACAGTGGGCAGGCTCATCATGGTATTTCCTACGTTATGTTGACCCACACAATTCAGAGGCATTAGCTGATCCTGAAAAGTTAAAGTACTGGATGAATGTTGATTTGTACGTAGGTGGTGCAGAGCACGCTGTGCTACACCTATTGTATGCCCGTTTCTGGCACAAGTTCTTGTATGACTTAGGCGTTGTACCAACTAAAGAGCCATTCCATAAGTTAGTTAACCAAGGTATGATTTTAGGTGAAAACCACGAAAAAATGTCTAAGTCAAAGGGAAATGTTGTTAATCCTGATGAAATTGTTAACAATTATGGTGCAGATACATTACGTGTATACGAAATGTTTATGGGACCGTTAACACAAAGTAAGCCATGGTCTGAAGATGGGGTTGCCGGCTCACGTCGTTGGTTAGATCGCGTATGGCGTTTACTGATTGATGATGATAACAAACTTCGTGATCATGTGACAACCGTGAACAATGGTGATTTGGATAAAATCTATCATCAAACTGTTAAAAAGGTTTCGGAAGATTTGGAGAATATGCGATTTAACACAGCTATTTCTCAATTAATGGTTTTTGTTAATGAAGCATATAAATCAGAAGCTTTACCAGTCAAGTATATGGATGGTTTTGTTCAAATGTTGGCGCCAATTGCGCCACACTTAGCTGAAGAACTATGGTCAAAACTTGGACATGAAGAGGACATTAGTTACGTTTCATGGCCAACTTATGACGAAAGTCAGCTTGTTGAAGATAGTGTGGAAATTATTTTCCAAGTGAATGGTAAAGTACGTGGTAAAGCCACTGTTGCTCGTAACATTGATAAAGATGCTATGCTCGACTATGCTAAGGCTGATGAAAATGTCCAGAACTTTATTTCTGGTAAGGAAATTCGCAAAATAATTGCTATTCCTGGTAAGTTTGTTAATATTGTGGTAGGTTAA
- a CDS encoding amino acid ABC transporter ATP-binding protein codes for MTELLNIKNLKKQFGEKTIFDNVNVAVQKGEVISVIGPSGAGKSTFLRAINMLDAPTSGKVNFEDQDLTNLSEKELDQLREKMGMVFQSFNLFPNLSVIENIKLAPVKVKNISDKEATETAEKLLAQVGLADKGDVYPDSLSGGQKQRVAIARALAMSPDVLLFDEPTSALDPEMVGEVLGVMKQLAEDGMTMIVVTHEMGFAREVADTVWFMADGGIQEIATPQSFFDKPKTKRAQEFLEKVL; via the coding sequence ATGACTGAGTTATTGAATATAAAAAATTTGAAAAAACAATTTGGTGAAAAAACAATTTTTGATAATGTAAATGTCGCTGTGCAAAAAGGAGAGGTTATTTCCGTTATTGGTCCTTCTGGCGCAGGTAAATCCACTTTTTTGCGCGCTATTAATATGTTAGATGCACCAACTAGTGGTAAGGTGAATTTTGAGGACCAGGATTTAACAAATCTGTCTGAAAAAGAGTTGGATCAGTTACGTGAAAAAATGGGTATGGTGTTTCAAAGCTTTAATTTGTTTCCAAATTTGTCTGTGATTGAGAACATTAAATTAGCTCCGGTAAAAGTTAAAAATATTAGCGATAAGGAAGCAACAGAAACTGCTGAAAAGCTACTTGCTCAAGTTGGCCTAGCCGATAAAGGAGATGTTTATCCGGACAGTCTCTCAGGAGGACAGAAACAACGTGTAGCGATTGCACGTGCTTTGGCAATGTCTCCTGATGTGTTGCTCTTTGATGAGCCGACAAGTGCCTTAGATCCAGAAATGGTAGGTGAGGTATTAGGCGTGATGAAGCAGCTGGCAGAAGATGGAATGACTATGATTGTTGTAACGCATGAGATGGGGTTTGCACGTGAAGTAGCGGATACTGTATGGTTTATGGCTGACGGTGGCATACAAGAGATTGCTACACCACAATCATTCTTTGATAAGCCAAAGACAAAGCGGGCACAAGAATTCTTAGAAAAAGTGTTATAA
- a CDS encoding peptidylprolyl isomerase: MKKFLPHIVMGIILIISIVGILLMTQQKTASTKKDPKLDKVALPQLTTKIAKNESKLIMKTTYGDITIKLFNKYTPLAVENFITHAKDGYYSNTSFHRVINNFMIQGGDPTGTGSGGQSIWKGKDKSIDSGNGFKNEISTSLYNIRGAVSMANAGTDTNASQFFIVQNPEDVSSGVNPNIYPTKIVNAYKKGGYPSLDGNYTVFGQVIDGMAVVDKIASAKVSATSSGEKSKPANPVKIISIEIIKEAQ; encoded by the coding sequence ATGAAAAAATTTTTACCGCATATTGTTATGGGAATCATATTAATCATTAGCATTGTTGGCATTTTACTAATGACACAGCAAAAAACAGCCAGTACTAAAAAAGATCCTAAACTAGATAAAGTTGCCCTCCCTCAACTAACAACTAAAATTGCTAAAAACGAGAGTAAGCTCATTATGAAGACAACTTATGGGGACATCACTATAAAACTCTTCAATAAATACACACCACTAGCTGTTGAAAATTTCATTACTCACGCCAAAGATGGTTACTATAGCAACACATCATTTCATCGTGTCATTAATAATTTTATGATTCAAGGTGGCGATCCAACAGGTACAGGTAGTGGTGGACAATCAATTTGGAAAGGTAAAGACAAGAGCATCGATAGTGGTAACGGATTTAAAAATGAAATTAGTACCTCACTGTACAATATTCGTGGTGCTGTTTCAATGGCGAATGCAGGTACAGACACTAATGCCAGTCAGTTCTTCATTGTCCAAAACCCAGAAGATGTTTCAAGTGGCGTCAACCCCAATATTTATCCAACCAAAATTGTCAATGCTTATAAAAAAGGCGGATATCCTAGTTTGGATGGTAATTACACTGTATTTGGCCAAGTCATTGACGGCATGGCGGTAGTAGATAAAATAGCCAGTGCTAAAGTTAGCGCCACTTCAAGTGGTGAAAAATCAAAGCCCGCTAATCCAGTAAAGATTATAAGTATTGAAATTATAAAAGAAGCACAATAA
- a CDS encoding SAM-dependent methyltransferase produces the protein MILTSNTFTHQLIEQTVRINDIVLDGTTANGINTRFLATRVGNAGKVLSYATTKDNANAAAASLFLSGLSDRVTLLGKTLDNQFINELGSQNQISFAIFDYSDDAKNVNDRPTDYLQQISYVLPRLTHGGLLIVKFEQVPEAWLEYKNNLLEADYSQASYITRFVQTDVIERI, from the coding sequence ATGATTCTCACAAGTAATACTTTCACACATCAATTAATCGAACAGACAGTCAGAATCAACGATATAGTTCTTGATGGCACAACGGCAAATGGTATCAATACCAGATTTTTAGCTACAAGAGTTGGAAATGCTGGAAAAGTGCTTAGCTATGCGACGACCAAGGACAATGCTAATGCTGCCGCTGCTTCACTTTTCCTGAGTGGTTTGTCAGATCGTGTAACCTTACTGGGAAAAACATTGGATAACCAATTCATCAATGAACTTGGTTCACAAAACCAAATTAGTTTCGCCATTTTCGATTATTCTGATGATGCTAAAAATGTTAACGATCGACCAACTGATTACCTACAACAAATTTCATACGTCTTACCACGGCTAACCCATGGGGGGTTACTCATTGTTAAATTTGAGCAAGTACCTGAAGCATGGCTTGAATATAAAAACAATCTACTTGAGGCCGACTACTCACAAGCCAGTTACATTACAAGGTTCGTCCAAACGGATGTTATTGAAAGGATTTAA
- the rpiA gene encoding ribose-5-phosphate isomerase RpiA — protein sequence MNKQKKHAGEFAAGLIEDGMIVGLGTGSTIAYFLDALAKRIQDEKMTIIGVTTSTKTARRAEELGIPIRDIDSVPMIDLTIDGADEVDKHLNGIKGGGAAFLMEKIVARYSRRVIWIIDEQKLHSKLGQFPLPVEVVAFGSGKLIAELKERHLHPKLRLDNHQQPLVTDLGHYIVDLDLEQIDQPFELGHYLDGQIGIVEHGLFLNVANQVIIGQDEGYRVMNNLQKEM from the coding sequence ATGAACAAGCAAAAGAAACATGCCGGTGAGTTTGCTGCTGGATTAATAGAAGATGGAATGATTGTTGGTCTTGGAACAGGATCTACGATAGCATACTTTTTAGATGCATTAGCTAAACGTATTCAAGATGAAAAAATGACTATTATTGGTGTGACCACCTCAACAAAGACTGCCAGACGTGCGGAAGAACTTGGTATTCCGATTCGTGATATTGACTCAGTGCCAATGATAGATTTAACAATTGATGGTGCGGATGAAGTGGATAAGCATTTAAATGGCATCAAAGGTGGTGGAGCAGCTTTCTTAATGGAAAAAATTGTGGCGAGATATTCTAGACGTGTGATTTGGATTATTGACGAACAGAAGCTGCATAGTAAACTGGGACAGTTTCCTTTGCCAGTAGAAGTAGTAGCATTTGGCAGCGGTAAACTAATAGCTGAATTGAAAGAGCGCCATTTACACCCCAAATTACGTCTAGACAATCATCAGCAACCGCTAGTTACCGACTTGGGACACTATATTGTTGATCTAGATTTAGAACAAATTGATCAACCGTTTGAACTAGGGCATTATTTAGATGGACAGATTGGTATCGTTGAGCATGGGTTGTTTCTAAATGTTGCGAATCAAGTTATTATTGGACAGGACGAAGGCTATCGGGTCATGAATAACTTACAGAAAGAAATGTAA
- the tuf gene encoding elongation factor Tu produces the protein MAKETYVRTKPHVNIGTIGHVDHGKTTLTAAISKVLAEKQGVDATDFAEIDNAPEEKERGITINTSHIEYETEKRHYAHIDAPGHADYVKNMITGAAQMDGAILVVAATDGPMPQTREHILLARQVGVDYLVVFLNKTDLVDDEELVELVEMEVRELLSEYDFPGDDIPVLKGSALKALEGDPEQVKVIEELMDTVDAYIPEPARETDKPFLMPVEDVFTITGRGTVASGRVDRGVLTTGTEVEIVGLKDEVQKTTVTGIEMFRKTLEEAQAGDNIGALLRGVDRSNIERGQVLAKPGSIKTHKKFKAEVYVLTKEEGGRHTPFFTNYRPQFYFHTTDVTGVVELPAGVEMVMPGDQVTFEIELISPVAIEQGLKFTVREGGHTVGAGTVTDIED, from the coding sequence TTGGCTAAGGAAACTTACGTTCGCACTAAGCCCCACGTTAACATTGGTACTATTGGACACGTCGATCACGGAAAGACGACTTTGACTGCCGCTATCTCAAAGGTATTGGCTGAAAAGCAAGGTGTTGATGCTACTGATTTTGCTGAAATCGATAACGCGCCTGAAGAAAAAGAACGTGGTATCACTATTAACACTTCTCACATCGAATATGAAACAGAGAAGCGTCACTATGCCCACATCGATGCCCCAGGTCACGCGGATTACGTTAAAAACATGATCACTGGTGCTGCCCAAATGGATGGTGCTATCTTGGTTGTTGCTGCAACTGATGGTCCTATGCCACAAACACGTGAACACATCTTGTTGGCACGTCAAGTTGGTGTTGACTACTTGGTTGTCTTCTTGAACAAGACTGATTTGGTTGATGATGAAGAATTAGTTGAATTGGTTGAAATGGAAGTTCGTGAATTGTTGTCAGAATATGACTTCCCAGGTGACGATATTCCTGTACTTAAGGGTTCAGCTTTGAAGGCTTTGGAAGGTGATCCTGAACAAGTTAAGGTTATCGAAGAATTGATGGATACTGTTGATGCATACATTCCAGAACCAGCACGTGAAACAGACAAGCCATTCTTGATGCCTGTCGAAGATGTCTTCACAATCACTGGTCGTGGTACAGTTGCTTCTGGTCGTGTTGACCGTGGTGTATTGACTACAGGAACTGAAGTTGAAATCGTTGGTTTGAAGGACGAAGTTCAAAAGACTACTGTTACAGGTATCGAAATGTTCCGTAAGACTTTGGAAGAAGCTCAAGCGGGTGATAACATCGGTGCATTGTTGCGTGGTGTTGATCGTAGCAACATTGAACGTGGTCAAGTTTTGGCAAAGCCAGGTTCAATTAAGACACACAAGAAGTTTAAGGCTGAAGTTTATGTCTTGACTAAGGAAGAAGGTGGTCGTCATACACCATTCTTCACTAACTACCGTCCACAATTCTACTTCCACACAACTGACGTTACAGGTGTTGTTGAATTGCCAGCCGGTGTTGAAATGGTTATGCCTGGTGACCAAGTGACATTCGAAATCGAATTGATCTCACCAGTTGCCATCGAACAAGGTTTGAAGTTTACTGTTCGTGAAGGTGGCCACACTGTTGGTGCCGGAACAGTTACTGATATCGAAGACTAA